The Nocardioides marmorisolisilvae genomic interval TTCGGGCGCCTTGAACAGCACCATCGGCGCGCCGGCATGATCGGCCTCGCCCTCGGCGGTGCCACCCGACTGCGGCTGCTCAGACGGCTGCTCAGCCTGCTTCTGGGCGGCCGACTTCCGTGGCCGGGCAGCAGCCTTCTTGGCCGCCTTCTTCGCCGGGGGCGGCTCCGCCGCGGGCTCCTGGCCGGAATCCTGGGCGGGCTCAGTCTGCTCGGTCGCCTCGGCAGCTGGCGCGGCACTGGTCTTCTTGGCGGCCGTCTTGCGGGCCGTGGTCTTCTTCGTCGCCGTCTTGGTGGCGGCCTTCTTGGCCGCCTTCTTCGCCGGCGCCGGGCCAGTGCTGTCGGCCTCGCCGGCGGCACCGTTGGGCGGCGCACTCTCCGGTCTCGACCCCGGCGCGGTCCGGGCGGTGTCCTCTGCGGGGGCAGCGTCGCTGGCGGTGGGGTTCTCTTCGTCGCTCATCTGAGCTCCTAGGCGACGTCGCCGGGTCCTTCACCCTGCGCGACGTGCGGGTCGCGGCCGTCCGGCCCCGGGTCGGACCCGGGCGTCGTACGACGGAAGCCTTCATCTGGCGGCGACGCTCCCCGCATCACGTCGTATGGACGGTCCGAGCCACCAACCGCGGTCAGCGAACCGATTGCGCTGAAGAATCTGTCACCTTCATCAGCCAGCCGCGTCGCGGTCGGGTGACAACGGATCACCCACCGTGCCGCCTTCACCCAAGGGGCCTTGCGCCAACCGCTGCTGCAGGGCAGCGGCCGGAACGCTCAGCTCCGAGCTGGTGCGAAGACCGGCGAGAACGTCGTCGGGTCTCACGGATGGCGTGCCATGCCGCAGGACCACGTTGAGTATCGCACACGTCGCGTCGTGCGTGGGGCACGCCGAGCCGACCAGCTCCACGATCGCCGCCCGGACGTCGAACCGACGCAGCCCCTTCTTGGTCATCCGCTCGACCGGGACCTCGTCGGCAGCGAGCAAGGTGGCCACCGCCCGGGCAAGGTCGTCCGGGTCGACGCCGGGCAGCTCGATGCGCCAGTGCGACCCCTCGAGGCGGTCGGTCAGCGAGCCACCGGCACTGACCACGACCTCGAGGACGTCGAGCCC includes:
- a CDS encoding TIGR03936 family radical SAM-associated protein — protein: MPAPDSRHQPEQQAPPVQRLRIRYAKRGRMRFTSHRDFSRAFERAVFRAGVPMAYSSGFNPHPRISYAGAAPTGASSEAEYLEIGLATEVDPAALHADLDESLPDGLDVLEVVVSAGGSLTDRLEGSHWRIELPGVDPDDLARAVATLLAADEVPVERMTKKGLRRFDVRAAIVELVGSACPTHDATCAILNVVLRHGTPSVRPDDVLAGLRTSSELSVPAAALQQRLAQGPLGEGGTVGDPLSPDRDAAG